The following are from one region of the Melospiza melodia melodia isolate bMelMel2 chromosome 16, bMelMel2.pri, whole genome shotgun sequence genome:
- the NOX1 gene encoding NADPH oxidase 1 isoform X2: MGNWLVNHWFSAAVLAAWLGINIFLFTYYFLFFDRDERYFYTRAILGCCRRTLRKQLDHNLTFHKLVAYALALLTAVHTIAHLFNLERYNQSQQATDGSLPAVLSKMHLQGGEWLNPIHSNHTTVEYVAFTTIPGLTGVIITLALILMVTSSTEFIRRNYFELFWYTHHLFLVYFAGLVIHGIAGLVRGQTEQSMAEVHPYDCAEYLTQREHNCTHSCCKDPEFGSIPAESWKWVLAPIILYVFERLLRVWRAQQKVVVKKVVMHPARVLELQMQKKGFCMEVGQYIFVNCPAISALEWHPFTLTSAPEEDFFSIHIRAAGDWTERLINTFQLETPRVEVDGPFGTASEDVFQYEVAMLVGAGIGVTPFASILKSIWYKFQQGDQTLKTKKIYFYWLCRDTGAFAWFNDLLASLEQKMAESGKADFLTYRLFLTGWNTSIANNVALHFDTATDTVTGLRHKTIFGRPMWNTEFAAVAAAHPRSVVGVFLCGPQALAKSLQKSCHQHSSLDPRKVKFYFNKENF; encoded by the exons gcagcctggctgggcatCAACATCTTCCTCTTCACCTACTACTTTCTGTTCTTTGACCGGGACGAGCGCTATTTCTACACCAGGGCCATCCTTGGG tgctgcaggcggACCTTGCGGAAGCAGCTGGACCACAACCTCACCTTCCACAAGCTGGTGGCCTACGCACTGGCCCTGCTCACAG CTGTGCACACCATCGCCCACCTCTTCAACCTGGAGCGCTACAACCAGAGCCAACAAGCCACGGACGGCAGCCTCCCCGCTGTGCTGTCCAAGATGCACCTGCAGGGCGGCGAGTGGCTGAACCCCATCCACTCCAACCACACG acCGTCGAGTACGTGGCTTTCACCACCATCCCGGGGCTCACGGGGGTGATCATCACGCTGGCACTCATCCTCATGGTCACGTCCTCCACCGAGTTCATCCGCAGGAACTACTTTGAGCTCTTCTGGTACACACACCACCTGTTCCTCGTCTACTTCGCTGGCCTCGTTATCCACGGCATCGC CGGGCTGGTGCGTGGGCAGACGGAGCAGAGCATGGCAGAGGTGCACCCCTACGACTGCGCAGAGTACCTCACGCAGCGGGAGCACAACtgcacccacagctgctgcaAAGACCCCGAGTTCGGGAGCATCCCTGCCGAG TCCTGGAAGTGGGTTCTGGCTCCCATCATCCTCTATGTCTTTGAGCGGCTCCTGCGGGTCTGGCGTGCGCAGCAGAAGGTGGTTGTCAAAAAG GTGGTCATGCACCCCGCCCGCGTGCTGGAGCTGCAGATGCAGAAGAAGGGCTTCTGCATGGAGGTGGGGCAGTACATCTTTGTCAACTGCCCCGCCATCTCTGCGCTGGAGTGGCACCCCTTCACCCTCACCTCTGCACCTGAGGAGGACTTCTTCTCCATCCACATCCGGGCAGCCGGCGACTGGACAGAGCGTCTCATCAACACCTTCCAGCTGGAAACGCCCAG ggtCGAGGTGGACGGTCCCTTCGGCACAGCCAGTGAGGACGTGTTCCAGTACGAGGTGGCCATGCTGGTTGGAGCGGGCATCGGTGTCACCCCCTTCGCCTCCATCCTCAAGTCCATCTGGTACAAGTTCCAGCAGGGTGACCAGACCCTCAAGACCAAGAAG ATCTATTTCTACTGGCTGTGCCGGGACACAGGAGCCTTTGCCTGGTTCAACGACCTGCTTGCCTCCCTGGAGCAGAAGATGGCTGAGTCGGGCAAGGCTGACTTCCTCACCTACCGCCTCTTCCTCACTGGCTGGAACACCAGCATT GCCAACAACGTGGCACTGCACTTTGACACCGCTACGGACACAGTGACGGGCCTCAGGCACAAAACCATCTTCGGGCGGCCCATGTGGAACACGGAGTttgcagcagtggctgcagcccaCCCCAG GTCAGTGGTGGGTGTGTTCCTCTGTGGGCCACAGGCCCTGGCAAAGAGCCTGCAGAAGTCTTGTCACCAACACTCCAGCCTGGACCCCAGGAAGGTCAAATTCTATTTCAACAAGGAAAACTTTTAA
- the NOX1 gene encoding NADPH oxidase 1 isoform X1 yields MGNWLVNHWFSAAVLAAWLGINIFLFTYYFLFFDRDERYFYTRAILGSALAWARASAKCLNFNSMLILLPVCRNLLSFLRGTCSCCRRTLRKQLDHNLTFHKLVAYALALLTAVHTIAHLFNLERYNQSQQATDGSLPAVLSKMHLQGGEWLNPIHSNHTTVEYVAFTTIPGLTGVIITLALILMVTSSTEFIRRNYFELFWYTHHLFLVYFAGLVIHGIAGLVRGQTEQSMAEVHPYDCAEYLTQREHNCTHSCCKDPEFGSIPAESWKWVLAPIILYVFERLLRVWRAQQKVVVKKVVMHPARVLELQMQKKGFCMEVGQYIFVNCPAISALEWHPFTLTSAPEEDFFSIHIRAAGDWTERLINTFQLETPRVEVDGPFGTASEDVFQYEVAMLVGAGIGVTPFASILKSIWYKFQQGDQTLKTKKIYFYWLCRDTGAFAWFNDLLASLEQKMAESGKADFLTYRLFLTGWNTSIANNVALHFDTATDTVTGLRHKTIFGRPMWNTEFAAVAAAHPRSVVGVFLCGPQALAKSLQKSCHQHSSLDPRKVKFYFNKENF; encoded by the exons gcagcctggctgggcatCAACATCTTCCTCTTCACCTACTACTTTCTGTTCTTTGACCGGGACGAGCGCTATTTCTACACCAGGGCCATCCTTGGG tCTGCCTTGGCATGGGCTCGAGCATCAGCCAAGTGCCTCAACTTCAACAGCATGCTGATCCTGCTGCCCGTCTGCCGCAACCTGCTCTCCTTCCTCCGTGGGACCTGCTCG tgctgcaggcggACCTTGCGGAAGCAGCTGGACCACAACCTCACCTTCCACAAGCTGGTGGCCTACGCACTGGCCCTGCTCACAG CTGTGCACACCATCGCCCACCTCTTCAACCTGGAGCGCTACAACCAGAGCCAACAAGCCACGGACGGCAGCCTCCCCGCTGTGCTGTCCAAGATGCACCTGCAGGGCGGCGAGTGGCTGAACCCCATCCACTCCAACCACACG acCGTCGAGTACGTGGCTTTCACCACCATCCCGGGGCTCACGGGGGTGATCATCACGCTGGCACTCATCCTCATGGTCACGTCCTCCACCGAGTTCATCCGCAGGAACTACTTTGAGCTCTTCTGGTACACACACCACCTGTTCCTCGTCTACTTCGCTGGCCTCGTTATCCACGGCATCGC CGGGCTGGTGCGTGGGCAGACGGAGCAGAGCATGGCAGAGGTGCACCCCTACGACTGCGCAGAGTACCTCACGCAGCGGGAGCACAACtgcacccacagctgctgcaAAGACCCCGAGTTCGGGAGCATCCCTGCCGAG TCCTGGAAGTGGGTTCTGGCTCCCATCATCCTCTATGTCTTTGAGCGGCTCCTGCGGGTCTGGCGTGCGCAGCAGAAGGTGGTTGTCAAAAAG GTGGTCATGCACCCCGCCCGCGTGCTGGAGCTGCAGATGCAGAAGAAGGGCTTCTGCATGGAGGTGGGGCAGTACATCTTTGTCAACTGCCCCGCCATCTCTGCGCTGGAGTGGCACCCCTTCACCCTCACCTCTGCACCTGAGGAGGACTTCTTCTCCATCCACATCCGGGCAGCCGGCGACTGGACAGAGCGTCTCATCAACACCTTCCAGCTGGAAACGCCCAG ggtCGAGGTGGACGGTCCCTTCGGCACAGCCAGTGAGGACGTGTTCCAGTACGAGGTGGCCATGCTGGTTGGAGCGGGCATCGGTGTCACCCCCTTCGCCTCCATCCTCAAGTCCATCTGGTACAAGTTCCAGCAGGGTGACCAGACCCTCAAGACCAAGAAG ATCTATTTCTACTGGCTGTGCCGGGACACAGGAGCCTTTGCCTGGTTCAACGACCTGCTTGCCTCCCTGGAGCAGAAGATGGCTGAGTCGGGCAAGGCTGACTTCCTCACCTACCGCCTCTTCCTCACTGGCTGGAACACCAGCATT GCCAACAACGTGGCACTGCACTTTGACACCGCTACGGACACAGTGACGGGCCTCAGGCACAAAACCATCTTCGGGCGGCCCATGTGGAACACGGAGTttgcagcagtggctgcagcccaCCCCAG GTCAGTGGTGGGTGTGTTCCTCTGTGGGCCACAGGCCCTGGCAAAGAGCCTGCAGAAGTCTTGTCACCAACACTCCAGCCTGGACCCCAGGAAGGTCAAATTCTATTTCAACAAGGAAAACTTTTAA